The genome window TGCATCTGGCCCAAAAAGGTGCCTGGGGATGGGTTTTGTATGGCTGGCTCGAGGCAGCCCTTAAATTTGTCGCCTACCAGATGGGCCGTCGCCACCGCTGGCTGCCTGTTTCGCTCAAACGCATACTGAGCTTACACCGGCGCTTCTGGGGCGTTGCAAGTTGATCTGCGGCATTTGCCCCAAGAAAAGCGGCAACAGGCGATAGGCTAGAGGGGATGCAGTCACGTATTCCAAGGGTTTTGCCCTATCCTGTAGCCAGGTCAAATGCTGTGGTCGCAAGCAAGCCTTGGCTCACCATTACCACGCTCGTAGTGGGCGATCTTCTCACCCTTACGGCCCTGATGGCTGCAACGGTATGGGCTCGCTATGTGCTGGGGGGGGTATACGAGTTCCAGACCTACTGGCAGCTTTGGCCCACACTGTTTTTGTTCGTGGCGGTTTACGCCCTATTGGGGCTCTATCCCGCGGTGGGGCTGAGTGTACCTGAGGAAATCCGCCGCGTCTTTACCGCAACGACTTTGGTTTATCTGCTGTTAGGCTCTACCACCTTCTTGTTCAAAGAGGCTGAGACCTACTCCCGTGCCATCTTCCTGGTGGCTTGGGCGCTTAGTCTGGCAGGAGTGCCAATTACCAGGGCCCTCCTGCGACACTGGTTCGCTGCCAAACCTTGGTGGGGTTATCCGGTGGTGATATTGGGCGCGGGCAAGACGGGCGAGGCGGTGGTTAAAGCCTTGCGACAACAGCCCGGACTGGGCCTCAAGCCGGTGGCCTTCCTGGACGATGACCCCAGCAAGCGCGGCGATTTTGTGGGGGTTCCGGTGCTGGGTGGGTTGGAACTGGCTCCAAAAATTGCGCAAGAGTGGGGTATTCGACACGCGGTACTGGCGATCCCAGGTGCTTCAAGGGCACGCCTGCTGGAGGTAATTGAGCGCTACGGCAGCGCCTTCCCCAAGCTCACCCTCATCCCCGATCTGTTTGGCATGGCCAGCCTGTGGGTCTCGGCTACCGATATGGGGGGTATTTTGGGTTTGGACTTGCGCCACAACCTGCTGCAACCTTCAGCACGTTGGCTCAAGCGGGGTTTGGATTTGGTGGGGGTTCTGATGGGTGGCTTGCTGTTGCTGCCGTTTTTGGGTTTGCTTGCGCTTCTGATTCGCCTGGATTCGCCTGGCCCGGTGATTTTTGCTCACGAGCGCCTCGGCAAAGATGGGCGGCGCTTCCGGGCACTCAAGTTTCGCACGATGGTTCAAAACGCCGACCAGGTGCTTTTCAAAGCGTTGGAGCAAAACCCTGCCCTCAAGGCCGAGTGGGAACGCGACCACAAACTTCGCCGCGACCCCCGCATTACCCGCCTTGGGGTCTGGCTGCGGCGTACCAGCCTGGACGAACTGCCCCAGCTATGGAACGTGTTGGTGGGGGAGATGAGCTTAGTAGGGCCACGGCCTATTGTGCAGGCCGAGGTGGAGCGCTATGGCGACCGTTTCTCGCTTTATACTCAGGTTTTGCCCGGCATGACCGGCCTGTGGCAGGTCTCGGGTCGCAACGATACCACCTATGCCGAGCGGGTGGCGCTCGATACCTACTACGTGCGTAACTGGTCGCCCTGGCTCGACTTCTACCTATTGGCCCGCACGGTTTGGGCGGTGCTGTGGAGCAAGGGGGCTTACTGAGCCTCGAGTTTCTCCAATAGTGCAGGAGCTTTCTGACCCCATTCTCCATACTGTCTATAGACGCTGTTCCCAAGTGGTATACCTGCTGGTTTGAAATTCGGCGGAAAGCGCTCGAGGCCTGCCCGCAATGCCTCGATAGCCTCGGGTTTTAACCCCAGTTCAATCGCGACTTCTGCCCGTTGCAAGTAAAACCACGGCCCGGCCAGAGGAAACTGCTGGTTGATGGTGCGTAGAGCCTCGAGCCTCTCCTGAGGGCTTTCCGCATACTGAAGCTGGGCGCGGCGAATCCAGATACTCTTGGGGTTCAGCTCGGCAGCCCTGGCCAGCAGCGCCTTTTGCTCTTCCCCCGAGAGCCGCGCTGCCTCGGCTAAAACCTCGGGCCGGTAACCCAGGTGGCGCGTTACAGCGCAACTGCTCTGGCAGGGCCAGTACCACCATACGGCCAGAGCCATAGCGATGATTAGAAAAGGCACCCTCCAGAGTAGGTGCGTACTGGTGGGGATAGGCTTATGCACAAGTTGTCCGTACACTGCTCCCAAGCTGGCGAAGGCCAGCATCATCACGGCTGGGTACATGCCGGTAATGTCGAAGGCTAGGGTAGCCCAGAGCCCGGCGGCACCCAGTGCCCAGGGCCAGACTTTGGAGTTCCACCCCCGCCAAAGAATCCAGGCCAAAAGCCCTAGAAGCACGATTAGCCGGGGCCAGCCTCCGGTCGCAGCGGTCTCGAGGTAGTAGTTATGAGCGCTGCTAAAAAGTACTCCAGGGTATTGCTGATAGGCCGCCAAAACCTCTCGAAAGCTGCCATTGCCTGTTCCTAACGGTTCATGCAGGGCAATGCTAAGGGTTTGTCGCCACATCTGAAGCCGGCTGCCGAAGCTGCCCTCGGTGCTGGCATCGCTGATTTGTTTTTCGATCGAGGTGCGTGTATCTAAAGCGGTTTGAATGGGATGAAAGGGAAGTGCAGCATCTACGCTAAACACAATCAAACCTACTAAGCCCAACCCGGCAAAAATGCGTGGAAGATTGATTTGTTCTCGCCAAAGCCGATACACCAAGAGGGCAAGAACCAGTACGAAAGGTAAGTAGACCGCTCGAGCGCCCGACATCAAAGCGAGGTACAAAGCCGCAGTTAACAAGATACCGCTCAGCAGGGGCCACCTCGAGCGAAACAGCCACACCATAGCCAGCGGGATTAGCACCAGGGCCTGGGCCCCGGCTACATAGTGGCTCGAGCCAGAGAAGTACATCACCAAGCCAGCCCAGGCCAGCGTGAGGGTGGTTAGGAGGCCATACCCCAATAAGGCGATATTCAACCCCACAAAGCCTGCCAGCCAGGTTCCTGCGGCAAACGCAGCTAGGTAGGCCAGCTCCCACAAGCCCAACACCAGGGTGTTGCCAGGCGTAAGGCTCCAAAAAACGGTTAGAAGACCCAGCCCCCACCACACCCACAGGGCAAGCGGGATTTTCGGCAACACAAACCCTACACAAAAAAGCACCAGACTGCTCAACCAAACTGGAGCGACATCATAATGCGAGTAGATCTGCTGCCATAGCCAAAGAAGTACAGCCAATAACAACATTGAATTAAAGAAAGTCTGAATATAACCGGATTTATACACAGCTTTATTGTAAAGTCCAATTTAATGTTCAGTCGTACTTTTCTGCACCAATGGTTGTGGCCGATCTATGCTGCCATCTATGTTTTTTTATTCTATCCAACTTTTCTGGTAAACCCAGGTGCAAATCTTAGCAATGTTCTTTCCGAAGGATATCTGGTAAGGGCTTATGTTACAGCCCTTTTTTTGTTGGTTGGCTTTACGCTGGAATGGTCGGCACATCCTCAGTTGCAGCTTAGTGACGCTCGCTACTTGTCAAGAGCCTTACGTCACCACCCGGCCATTGCGCTGGCTTTGTTTTATGGGCTCTGGTCTGTAATAACCTCTTTCCTTGCACTAGAGCCAATTGCGGCATTAACGGGTTCATTTTATGGCAGTGGCGATGGTGCTTTATTTAGTCTCGCCCTTATAGGGGTTTTTGTATTGGTTTATTTGCAAGCGCTACGTGATCCTGAGCTGCCACGTCGGTTGGCATGGGCTGTCGTAATCTCGGGTGTGGTAATGGCCTTACTTGCTATTATCGAAATCATTACCCGGCAGGGAGTTTTGTATCCAATTCATCCTGGAAGTTTGCCAATGGTAAGCTTCCCGCAAAAAGGACACTTGGCTGGGTTCTTTGTATTAGTTATTGGAATCTTATTTGGTTTTTTGCGTCAGCCTAGTAGGATTGCAATTCCTGCCCTTTTGGCAGTTAGTGTGGCACTGGGTTTAACCTTTAATCGGACAGCGTTACTAGCAATAGGCTTTGGGTGGTTGTGGTTGCTTGGTAAATGGCGACAAATGTTTGTAGTTGCTACAGTAATTGCCTCGGGTCTTTCGATGGGTTGGCTCATGGTCGGTACGCTAAACTCCGAGGGTGAGCGCCCGCTAATAAACAACACAACTGTTCAAACCCGTTATTACATCTGGAAAGCGGCTATGGGGGGTATTTTGGAGCGACCCCTGACCGGATGGGGGGCAGGCCAGTTTGATATGGTTTGGCCAAAGTTTTTATCGGAGGAAGAACTCAACCGATATGCTCAGATGGAGTGGGGAGTGAAGAGAGTCAAAGATGTTTTCCTAACTCCCAGAGCCTCACCAGTGCTCCTCGTAGAGCAAACCGATGGGACAGTGGCAATCAAAGGGGTTTCAGTTTGGAAAGCCCATAATCAATTTTTGGATATCGCTTTGCTGCGCGGCTTGGTAGGCTTGCTGTGCTACCTAGGGCTGTTATGGTATGTCTTTCTTTCTATACGTAAGTTTCCTCCGCTGGCAATGGGACTCATTACCTACCATGCATTCTTGCTCTCATGGTTTGCTCCTTTTCATATTGAAGGAACTTTGTGGGCTGTTTTGGGAGGAGCTTGCGCTGTAGCGAGTTTAACTGGGCGTAGAACGAATATTACCTGAATGTGCTGAGGATATGCTTGCCCAACCCATGGCTACAAGGAGCAGGTGCAATGGCTCAGTTCCAACCACAGGAAACCACGCAAGGTAGTAGACCATCAAAGCTATCGTTATCCAAAGCCACGCGAGATTTCGGTTCCCCCAACTTTTCCAAACTGGAAACAAATAGAGAACGACCCATAACATTGCGCTTAGACCACCAAAAGCCAGTAGACGATCTAGTAAGAGATTATGTGCCTTATCGAGCGTGATCGGGTAATCTCGTTTAATATTGGCCTGGCCGCCAAATCGTTCAAACTCCACATGGATATACCTGCTGCGCAGTTGCTCTCGTGGAGGCATAACGACAGTGGCATTGGCGACCTGCGCGTCGCGGGGCCAGGCTAGTTCTGTTTTGGTCAATTCCAGCAAATCGGCTACTGGCGGGTCGCGTAAGAGAGATAGCCTGAAGGCATCTGACCCTCCTCCAATCAAGGGTGCACCCGGAATTTTGCTCAGGCTTTGATAAGCCAATGCCCAGATTTGAAAACGACTCTCGAGGGTGTTGGTTTCTGTATATTCACGCGTAAAGCCTTGCGGGTTTGGAACAACAAACTGAACACAAAATACTGACATAACAGCAAACGTGGAGATAAGCAGCGTGCGCCAAGTACGGTGTATCAAGCTTAGGCCGACCACGCCAACAATTAGGGCTATCAGAGCTGCGCGATTCCCGGTTGCGCCAAGAGCGAGTGCGGAAAGAAAGAGACCAAGCAGAGTTAACCAACGATATTCTTTTCTTGACTGCTCTATGGTTAGCCATATGCCCAGCAATATAGTGGGCAAAAGGAGGCCAGCCAGCATGCCGGGGTGGCTTAGGCTGCCAACCGGGCTGCTGTACATACTCCACTTCACCAGTGGTCCGATAGGGTCGAGCTGTAGCCGTTGTAAAAGGGCTAGTACTGCTTGAATGCTTCCCCCAACGAACAATGCTGCCATAAGAGTAATCCGAAGATGGGGCAACTTAAGGAGCATTTGGTAGGCGAAAATTCCAAAAAGAACCAGACCCAAATGGTATAGCAAGCCATCAAGCCGTCGCTGTGGGCCAAGCAGGGCATAGCTCCAGTCATCCCGCGCGTTGAGGCTACTCACTAAGACCAGTAACAAATGAACAGATAGTAGCAAAACAAAGGGTTTGCGCCACTGTATCTCCCTAAGACTAAGCATTCCCAATAAGCCAATCAGCAACAGTACCAGAACCTTTGGAAATAACTGAAACATTTCAAGCGCCTGGGCTAGCTCAGTATCAAAAATTAGACCGGGTTTCCAGAAGGGTGCACCAGGAACAATAACCAATGGAAAGAAGGTAGTAAAGGCAATTAAGGAGATAGTAGAACGATGTTGATTGGGCGAGTTCATTAGGGGTACTATAGCGCTTTTGGCATTAGCGAAAGACAAGAATGCCCCTCATAAGAGGAGCATTCGTAGCTCAAACACTATTTCATGGAAGAGTGAAGGTTCGGCCAGCAGCACTGGATACAACTACCTGGGCAATGTTGCCACCTAGATCGCTTATCGTGCACGACTGCACCGTGTTTGCTCCAGGGCTTGTGATGACATAGCCTCCAGCTGAGTAGCCATTGGTACAATCGCCCGTGACCAAACTATTGTTTGTATCCTCGGCAAGGTAAGCATAGGCCGCTTTGTAGACGTTATGGCCGTAGGCTTGAGCAGCCCGATCAATGCTTAATCGGCGTGCCTGGATTAGATTGGGCAGCAGCACCGCAGCCAGAATGCCGATGATGGCAATTACGATCAAGAGCTCTATAAGGGTAAAACCCCTGCTCTGCATCGGCACCTCCCTGTCAAAACCAGGAGACCGAAACACTTCGATCTCCTGGCGCAAAGCATGAGGCTGAGGGGTTATTGACCGATGGTGTAGGTTTGGGAGTTGGCGCTGGTGACGGTTACACGGGGGGCGTTTGCAGTACCAGAAACGGTGCAGCTAGAAACGGTAGTGCCAGGGTCGGCTACAGAGTAGCTACCAGCCGAATAGCCATCGGTACAAGAGCCTGTGATCAGAGTGTTGTCAGGGTTTTCAGCTACGTAGGCCAGAGCTGCCTTGTAAACGTTCTGGCCGTAGGCCTGGGCAGCGCGGTCGGTGGCAGTGCGGCGGGCGTTGAGCAGGTTGGGGATCAGCACGGCGGCCAGGATGCCAATGATGGCGATCACAATCAGGAGCTCGATGAGGGTGAAACCGGATTTCTTCATGGTACTTCTCCTAAGGGTTCCGCACCGGGATATGGTATGGGTGCGGTATTGCGTAGTGCAGATAAAGCTTAGGGCCTCGAGGGAGCGGGCCTATTCCCGAACTCCAGGGTTTAGTATAGTCCGCGGTTTTGTAAGGCGTGTGGAATTTGACCCAACTCAAGGCCCGAAGCGTTACGTGAGCTAAAGGCTTGATAGATTGGTGCTTATGGAAGTTAATCGGCTCATCGAGTTGGGGCGCTACGAGGAGGCCCGTAGCCGCATCCTGGCGGGAGAAAAGGGCGATGCCGACGGGTTGGCGGTGCTGCTCGAGCTGCGCGACTGGCTGCGTCTGAAGGAATATGGCAGGGCCCTAAAGGTGCTCGAGCAGGACGGCGACCTGGTGCAGGGCTATCTGGATGTGGCGCAGGCCAGGGCGGCCATTCAGGCGTTCGAAGCCGAGGACGAGCAGCAGATCAGGGCCTACCTGACCGACCCCCATCTGGGGGCGGAGGCCTGGGCGGTGCTGGGGTTGGTGCGCATTTCGCACGGCGACCGCGCGCAGGCCCGGCAGGCTTTCGAGGCTGCGCTGCAGGCCGACCCCCGCCACTTTAGGGCCCAGACCAACCTGGCTAACCTGGCCCTCGAGGCCGGCCAGATTGATGAGGCTATCCGGCTATACCAAGAGGCGCTCAAACTGAACCCCGAGTACGCCCTGGCCCATCACAACCTGGGTGCGGCCTACCGCAAAAAAGGCCAGATCGAC of Meiothermus sp. contains these proteins:
- a CDS encoding O-antigen ligase family protein; the encoded protein is MLPKIPLALWVWWGLGLLTVFWSLTPGNTLVLGLWELAYLAAFAAGTWLAGFVGLNIALLGYGLLTTLTLAWAGLVMYFSGSSHYVAGAQALVLIPLAMVWLFRSRWPLLSGILLTAALYLALMSGARAVYLPFVLVLALLVYRLWREQINLPRIFAGLGLVGLIVFSVDAALPFHPIQTALDTRTSIEKQISDASTEGSFGSRLQMWRQTLSIALHEPLGTGNGSFREVLAAYQQYPGVLFSSAHNYYLETAATGGWPRLIVLLGLLAWILWRGWNSKVWPWALGAAGLWATLAFDITGMYPAVMMLAFASLGAVYGQLVHKPIPTSTHLLWRVPFLIIAMALAVWWYWPCQSSCAVTRHLGYRPEVLAEAARLSGEEQKALLARAAELNPKSIWIRRAQLQYAESPQERLEALRTINQQFPLAGPWFYLQRAEVAIELGLKPEAIEALRAGLERFPPNFKPAGIPLGNSVYRQYGEWGQKAPALLEKLEAQ
- a CDS encoding tetratricopeptide repeat protein; amino-acid sequence: MEVNRLIELGRYEEARSRILAGEKGDADGLAVLLELRDWLRLKEYGRALKVLEQDGDLVQGYLDVAQARAAIQAFEAEDEQQIRAYLTDPHLGAEAWAVLGLVRISHGDRAQARQAFEAALQADPRHFRAQTNLANLALEAGQIDEAIRLYQEALKLNPEYALAHHNLGAAYRKKGQIDKSVYHIKQGQRLQMRPATRPPRASVPGAAPPLPERRPWLGGRWWLWLLVLGLALWLISRQP
- a CDS encoding type II secretion system protein, with amino-acid sequence MKKSGFTLIELLIVIAIIGILAAVLIPNLLNARRTATDRAAQAYGQNVYKAALAYVAENPDNTLITGSCTDGYSAGSYSVADPGTTVSSCTVSGTANAPRVTVTSANSQTYTIGQ
- the wbaP gene encoding undecaprenyl-phosphate galactose phosphotransferase WbaP; translated protein: MGDLLTLTALMAATVWARYVLGGVYEFQTYWQLWPTLFLFVAVYALLGLYPAVGLSVPEEIRRVFTATTLVYLLLGSTTFLFKEAETYSRAIFLVAWALSLAGVPITRALLRHWFAAKPWWGYPVVILGAGKTGEAVVKALRQQPGLGLKPVAFLDDDPSKRGDFVGVPVLGGLELAPKIAQEWGIRHAVLAIPGASRARLLEVIERYGSAFPKLTLIPDLFGMASLWVSATDMGGILGLDLRHNLLQPSARWLKRGLDLVGVLMGGLLLLPFLGLLALLIRLDSPGPVIFAHERLGKDGRRFRALKFRTMVQNADQVLFKALEQNPALKAEWERDHKLRRDPRITRLGVWLRRTSLDELPQLWNVLVGEMSLVGPRPIVQAEVERYGDRFSLYTQVLPGMTGLWQVSGRNDTTYAERVALDTYYVRNWSPWLDFYLLARTVWAVLWSKGAY
- a CDS encoding O-antigen ligase is translated as MNSPNQHRSTISLIAFTTFFPLVIVPGAPFWKPGLIFDTELAQALEMFQLFPKVLVLLLIGLLGMLSLREIQWRKPFVLLLSVHLLLVLVSSLNARDDWSYALLGPQRRLDGLLYHLGLVLFGIFAYQMLLKLPHLRITLMAALFVGGSIQAVLALLQRLQLDPIGPLVKWSMYSSPVGSLSHPGMLAGLLLPTILLGIWLTIEQSRKEYRWLTLLGLFLSALALGATGNRAALIALIVGVVGLSLIHRTWRTLLISTFAVMSVFCVQFVVPNPQGFTREYTETNTLESRFQIWALAYQSLSKIPGAPLIGGGSDAFRLSLLRDPPVADLLELTKTELAWPRDAQVANATVVMPPREQLRSRYIHVEFERFGGQANIKRDYPITLDKAHNLLLDRLLAFGGLSAMLWVVLYLFPVWKSWGNRNLAWLWITIALMVYYLAWFPVVGTEPLHLLLVAMGWASISSAHSGNIRSTPS
- a CDS encoding O-antigen ligase, with amino-acid sequence MFSRTFLHQWLWPIYAAIYVFLFYPTFLVNPGANLSNVLSEGYLVRAYVTALFLLVGFTLEWSAHPQLQLSDARYLSRALRHHPAIALALFYGLWSVITSFLALEPIAALTGSFYGSGDGALFSLALIGVFVLVYLQALRDPELPRRLAWAVVISGVVMALLAIIEIITRQGVLYPIHPGSLPMVSFPQKGHLAGFFVLVIGILFGFLRQPSRIAIPALLAVSVALGLTFNRTALLAIGFGWLWLLGKWRQMFVVATVIASGLSMGWLMVGTLNSEGERPLINNTTVQTRYYIWKAAMGGILERPLTGWGAGQFDMVWPKFLSEEELNRYAQMEWGVKRVKDVFLTPRASPVLLVEQTDGTVAIKGVSVWKAHNQFLDIALLRGLVGLLCYLGLLWYVFLSIRKFPPLAMGLITYHAFLLSWFAPFHIEGTLWAVLGGACAVASLTGRRTNIT
- a CDS encoding type II secretion system protein, whose amino-acid sequence is MRQEIEVFRSPGFDREVPMQSRGFTLIELLIVIAIIGILAAVLLPNLIQARRLSIDRAAQAYGHNVYKAAYAYLAEDTNNSLVTGDCTNGYSAGGYVITSPGANTVQSCTISDLGGNIAQVVVSSAAGRTFTLP